From Nicotiana tabacum cultivar K326 chromosome 15, ASM71507v2, whole genome shotgun sequence, the proteins below share one genomic window:
- the LOC107826726 gene encoding uncharacterized protein LOC107826726, whose protein sequence is MEEHQLDYALVPLGLAIFLSYHAWLMFTIIRYPRRTVIGINSESRHNWVLSVMTDPIKNGVLAVQTIRNNIMASTLLATTAITLSSIISVFVSNKSSFTYSELLFGNKTPMMSSIKFFTILLCFLVAFLCNVQSIRYYAHVSFLATLPTFKDRSESIEYVAMNLNRGSMFWSLGLRAFYLSFPLFLWIFGPIPMFVGCCVMSIVLYFLDTTTSFTRDLHCQSIRNERKATDLEYANHPL, encoded by the exons ATGGAGGAACATCAACTTGATTATGCGCTTGTGCCTCTTGGGCTGGCTATTTTTctatcataccatgcttggcttATGTTCACTATAATTCGGTATCCAAGAAGAACAGTCATTGGAATTAATTCTGAGTCTCGCCATAATTGGGTCCTCTCCGTTATGACT GATCCAATAAAGAACGGAGTTCTGGCAGTTCAAACTATACGCAACAACATTATGGCATCTACCCTTTTGGCGACGACTGCAATTACTCTCAGCTCAATCATTAGCGTATTTGTGAGCAACAAATCAAGCTTTACATACTCGGAGCTACTGTTTGGGAATAAAACTCCTATGATGTCTTCTATAAAGTTTTTTACCATCTTGCTTTGCTTTCTTGTTGCATTTCTCTGCAATGTTCAATCCATCAGGTACTATGCCCATGTTAGCTTCTTAGCTACTTTGCCTACATTCAAAGACAGATCTGAATCTATAGAGTATGTCGCGATGAATTTGAACCGAGGGAGCATGTTTTGGTCACTGGGACTACGAGCATTTTATTTGTCGTTTCCTCTCTTCCTTTGGATATTTGGGCCGATACCCATGTTTGTAGGTTGCTGTGTAATGTCGATTGTTCTATACTTCTTGGATACCACGACAAGTTTTACCAGGGATCTCCACTGTCAATCTATAAGAAATGAAAGGAAGGCAACTGATTTGGAATATGCAAATCATCCACTCTAG